DNA sequence from the Rubripirellula tenax genome:
TCAGGTTGAGCAAAGGGGGAAGAAGTGGAAACAAGCCTTCGTTGCGCGGGCTTTTTTTGCACTTCCTCGTGCGGTCCACTCGAGGTCGCTACGGCTTGCTTCGCCGTTGTTCAACGACGACGGCTCTCGCGTGATCGGCCTAGTCGCGTGGCGAACCGGCGATGGTCACTGACTCGCGATGAACGCCGCCGCCGTTCGCTCGTTCGTTGGCGGCGAAGTCTCTGCCGTTGATACCGAGCTGCCCGAAGATGCGATTCAGCTTTGGCAATCTCGCGTGCGTTTGGTTCTCGTCACGTCGGCAGGTTGCCGCCCGTGCGAACTGCAAAAGCGCTCGATGCCCGATGATGTTCGCTACGAAACGATCGACATCGCGAAGGCAAACGCGAAGGGCTACAACATCCGCACGACACCAACGTTGATGGTCTTCGTCGACGGCAGGCTTGAACACACATCGAGCGGCTTGCTTCGCGGCGACCGCCTGACCGCGTTCTTGGATCGCTGGGGTTTCGGCAGCAGGGATCTACACCCCGAAGAATTGGAGCCCGCCGATGACGACTTCAACCCATGGACAAATAACCGCCGCTGGAACCGAGGCCCCGTCCGAGACCGAATCGACAACGCGAAAGACAAGTTCGCGTGGTGGTTGCTTGGCAAATGGCTCGGCTTCGCGGGCGGCGGAGTCGCGATCGTGTTTCCGTGGCTGTTCCTTATCTTTCGAGATCTTTCGAGATCTTTCGAGATCTTTCGAGCGTTACGCAAACTGCGTAGGTCTGAAGGTGCAGGATGCCCAGCAAAAAAATCGCCTTCGCGGCGACGATCGTCTCAACGACCGCGAAAGCCCGTCCAGAAGCGTAGAACACAGAAAAGCGGATGCTCTGCTTGTGGGGATCCTCGGTTCGATCCGAAACTAATCTTGCTTTCTATGCGGCCTCGCCGTACACTTGGTAGATGAATGGCGACGAACTTCTCTATTTCGTGTACCTCGACGAGTTCCAGGATGATTGGAAGTCGATCTGCTCGAGTGACAACGATGAGTCGAGCCTCTGGACACTCGAAATGCTCATCATGAGTGATCCGGAAGGGCCGCCGATCATCGCGGGAACGGGTGGATTGCGAAAGGTCCGATTCGCAATCGCAGGCAGCGACCAGGGGAAGAGCGGCGGCGTTCGTGTGTGTTACGCGTACTTCGCCGAGTACCACATCGTCTTGATGATGATGGCGT
Encoded proteins:
- a CDS encoding thioredoxin family protein, with product MNAAAVRSFVGGEVSAVDTELPEDAIQLWQSRVRLVLVTSAGCRPCELQKRSMPDDVRYETIDIAKANAKGYNIRTTPTLMVFVDGRLEHTSSGLLRGDRLTAFLDRWGFGSRDLHPEELEPADDDFNPWTNNRRWNRGPVRDRIDNAKDKFAWWLLGKWLGFAGGGVAIVFPWLFLIFRDLSRSFEIFRALRKLRRSEGAGCPAKKSPSRRRSSQRPRKPVQKRRTQKSGCSACGDPRFDPKLILLSMRPRRTLGR
- a CDS encoding type II toxin-antitoxin system RelE/ParE family toxin, producing the protein MNGDELLYFVYLDEFQDDWKSICSSDNDESSLWTLEMLIMSDPEGPPIIAGTGGLRKVRFAIAGSDQGKSGGVRVCYAYFAEYHIVLMMMAYPKNRKDNLSASEKAGIKKYIAITDKWLKENSR